Within the Pseudomonas chlororaphis subsp. aurantiaca genome, the region GGGTGATCTTGCCGGTCACATCCATGACCTTGAACCAGGAAAGATCGGTAAACACGGTCAGGCCGAACAGGAACAGCGCGATAAACATCAGGGTACTGCCCTGGATGTTCAGTGCGTTCTTGGCCAGGTCGCCCAGGCTTTCGCCCAGCGCCCCGCCCGCGCCGGCCGGCAGGCCAGTCGCCGCATGAAAATGGATATGCGCCAACGCGGCACCGGACAGCACCAGGAACACCAGGCCGATCAGACGCCAGGAAAACAGCCAGCCGCTCCACTGCCATGGCTCATGGCGTTGACGGAAGATCTGATAAGTCTTGATCGCCAATAACAACGGGAAGATATAGGCGAAGTAACCCAAGACCATAAACAGGATATCGGCGCTGTAAGAACCGGCAGGACCACCGAAGTTCTGTACATCTTCGATCTTGCTGTTATGGCTCCAGCCCGGATCGTCTTTGCCATATGTCAGCAATGCCATCATCAGGAACAGGCACAAGGCCCCAATGGCGATCAACGCACCTTCCTTGAGGCGGTAGTGCAATTGCTGGCGCCAGAGTGGGACTACTGTTTTAGGTGCTGCGGTGGATTTCTTCAAAACGCGTCTTTTCCTGCGCCATGGGCGCGTCCAACTGTTGATCGACTAAAAAATACTGCCCAATCCGAGCAGGTAAAAAAGTTGACGAGCGTAACTGGGGCTACTTTTAACATTCTGCCCACGCATTGCGAAACTGTAAGAGCTGCCACGTGCAATGCCGATGTATTCCACATAGGGATACAAGCCCGCATTGTACGGGTTTGTAAGCACCGTGCCACGCTGCTCAATACTGGGTGTAGCATAATCAGGAACACTTTACGCAGTATTCAATTTGAGCATGCATTCTCTTTTGTGACAAAGGCTTATGAGGTGTTTTTATGACCGAAGCGAAGCATTCACGCCTGATCATTCTGGGCTCCGGCCCTGCCGGTTACAGCGCTGCCGTTTATGCCGCCCGCGCCAACCTCAAACCGACCGTCATCACCGGCCTGCAAGCGGGCGGCCAGTTGACCACCACCGTCGAGGTCGACAACTGGCCTGGCGATGTCGAGGGCCTGACCGGCCCGGTACTGATGGAACGCATGCAAAAACACGCTGAACGCTTCGACACCGAGATCGTTTACGACCACATCCATACCGCGGAGTTGCAACAGCGACCCTTTGTCCTCAAGGGCGACAGCGGCGTCTACAGCTGCGATGCACTGATCATCGCTACCGGCGCATCCGCCCAGTACCTGGGCCTACCCTCCGAAGAAACCTTCGCCGGCAAGGGTGTATCGGCCTGCGCTACCTGCGACGGCTTTTTCTATCGCAATCAGGTGGTTGCCGTGGTTGGTGGCGGCAACACCGCCGTGGAGGAAGCCCTGTACCTCTCCAACATCGCCAAAGAGGTGCACCTGGTGCACCGGCGCGACAAACTGCGCGCGGAGAAAATCCTTCAGGACAAGCTGTTCGAGAAAGCCGCCAAGGGCAATATCCGCCTGCATTGGAACCAGAATCTCGACGAAGTGCTGGGCGATGCCAGCGGCGTCACCGGCGCTCGCCTGCGCGACAGCCTCAGCGGAGAAACCCAGGAATTGGCGCTGACCGGCGTATTCATCGCCATCGGTCACAAGCCCAATACGGACTTGTTCAAGGGCCAGTTGGAAATGCGCGACGGCTATCTGCTGGTCAAGGGCGGCAGCGAAGGCGATGCCACGGCCACCGGCATCCCGGGCGTGTTCGCCGCGGGCGATGTGGCTGACCATGTGTATCGCCAGGCCGTCACTTCCGCGGGCGCGGGCTGCATGGCGGCCCTGGATGCGGAGAAATTCCTCGACGACAACTGACCTCCCGACCTACGCTTGCGGCGGGCCTTGCAGGCCCGCCACCGCCCTCCCCTTCCGCAAGTCTGAATGCCATGCTGACCTGGTTACAACGCAACACCTTCGACTTTCCCCCACTGGAAAAGGCCCTGCGCGCCCCCGACGGCCTGTTGGCCGCCGGCGGCGACCTGTCGGCCGACCGGCTGATCCAGGCCTATCGCCATGGCTGCTTTCCCTGGTTTTCCGAAGGCCAGCCCATCCTCTGGTGGTCGCCCGACCCGCGCACAGTGTTATTTCCAGACGAACTGCATGTATCCCGCAGCCTCGGCAAGCTGCTGCGCCAGCAACGCTACCAGGTCACCTTCGATCAGGATTTTGCCGCGGTCATCAGCGCCTGCGCGGCGCCACGCCCTTATGCCGACGGCACCTGGATCACCGAATCGATGCAGAATGCCTATCTTGAATTGCACAGGCGCGGCCATGCACATTCGGTCGAAGTCTGGGATCAGGGCGGGCTGGTGGGCGGGCTGTACGGACTGGCAATAGGCCAGCTGTTTTTCGGTGAGTCGATGTTCAGCCGGGCTGACAATGCGTCGAAATTCGGCTTCGCCACGTTGGTCCAACACTTACAGGCATGGGGCTTCGCCCTGATCGACTGCCAGATGCCCACCGACCACCTGCACAGCCTGGGCGCCCGCACCATCCCGCGCCAGGAGTTTGCCGGCTATCTGCAGCGCCATCTGGACCAGCCCAGCCGCGCCATATGGGTTTCCTAGGCGGGTTTTGCCGGTGTGGCTTACACTTAATTCAAAGCTAATCCCGAGGGTTGATTCATGACCGAGTTGGCGCGTTTGAAGTTTTATGCCACTCAACCCCACTCTTGCAGCTACCTGCCCGAAGAACAGGCGACCACGCTGTTCCTCGATCCTAGTCAGCCCATGGATGTGCATGTCTACGCAGATCTGTCGGAAATGGGCTTTCGTCGCAGTGGCGACCATCTGTACCGGCCGCATTGCCAGAACTGCAATGCCTGTGTTCCGGCACGTATTCCTGCCGCGCAGTTTTTACCCAATCGTCAGCAAAAACGCATTCTCAAACGCAATGCCGACCTGAAGGTCCAGCCTGTCAAACCGGGGTTCAGCGAAGAGTATTTCGACCTTTACCAGCGTTATATCGAGCAACGCCACGCCGATGGCGACATGTACCCACCCAGCCGCGATCAGTTCTCGACCTTTCTGGTTCGCGACCTGCCTTTCTCCAGGTTCTACGAGTTCCGCCTCGATGGACGCCTGCTCGCCGTGGCCGTCACCGACCTGCTGCCCAATGGCCTTTCCGCGGTCTACACCTTCTACGAACCCGATGAAGAGCGTCGCAGCCTCGGTCGCTACGCCATTCTGTGGCAAATCGGCGAAGCCTTGCGCCTGGGCCTGGACGCGGTCTACCTCGGATACTGGATCAAGAACTGCAAAAAGATGAACTACAAGACCCAATATCGGCCCATCGAGCTGCTGATCAACCAGAGATGGGTCATCCTGAACTAGAAGCCCTTGGCTTGAACCCTACTTTTCGGGCACAATGCACGCCGCTTTTGCCTGGCGCAGTTGCACCGGGCCATTCACTGGACACCGAGGGCTTTACTGCATGTCGAAAGAAGACAGCTTCGAAATGGAAGGCACTGTCGTCGACACCCTGCCCAACACCATGTTTCGTGTGGAGTTGGAAAATGGGCACGTCGTAACCGCGCATATCTCCGGCAAGATGCGCAAGAACTACATTCGTATTCTTACCGGTGACAAAGTGCGCGTCGAACTGACGCCCTATGACTTGAGCAAAGGGCGCATCACTTACCGCGCTCGCTAAGCAAGTCAAGACAAGACGCCCGGCTCATGCCGGGCGTTTTTGTTTGCCTGCCTACAGAACAGATATAAAAAAGGCGCCTTGCGGCGCCCTTTTCATTGCGGCCTGTCAGGCCATTTCTGCGGTGGTCTCGAACTCGAAGGTCAGCTCGCCATCCTTGATGTCGATGTGCACCACACCGCCATGCTCGGCCAGTTCGCCAAAGAGTATCTCTTCCGCCAGCGGACGCTTGATCTTGTCCTGGATCAGGCGCGCCATAGGACGAGCGCCCATGGTCACATCGTAACCACCTGCCGCCAGCCAGCTGCGGGCCGCATCGGTGACTTCCAGCTGAACGCGCTTGTCCTCCAGCTGCGCTTGCAGTTCGGTAAGGAACTTGTCCACCACGCTCTTGATGACCTCATGACTGAGGCGACCAAACTGGATAATGGTGTCCAGACGGTTACGGAATTCCGGCGTGAAGCTCTTCTTGATCACTTCCATGGCGTCGGAAGAGTGATCCTGATGAGTGAATCCGATGGAAGCCCGCGCCGCCGTTTCGGCACCTGCGTTGGTGGTCATGATCACGATCACGTTGCGGAAATCCGCCTTGCGCCCGTTATTGTCGGTCAAGGTACCGTGGTCCATCACCTGCAGCAGCAGGTTGAAGACTTCCGGGTGGGCCTTTTCGATTTCATCGAGCAGCAATACGCAGTGAGGCTGTTTGGTAATCGCTTCGGTCAGCAAACCACCCTGGTCGAAACCGACATAGCCTGGAGGCGCACCGATCAGACGCGATACGGTGTGACGCTCCATGTACTCGGACATGTCGAAACGCACCAGCTCGATGCCCAGCGCCTTGGCCAACTGCCGCGCGGCCTCGGTCTTACCGACACCGGTAGGCCCGGCGAACAGGAACGAACCGACAGGCTTGTCTGGCGATTTCAGGCCGGCACGGGACAGCTTGATCGCGGTCGACAGCGAGTCGATCGCCGCATCCTGGCCGAATACTGTCAGCTTCAGGTCGCGCTCGAGATTACGCAGCAGCTCCTTGTCGGAACTGGTGACGTGTTTCGGCGGAATCCGCGCGATTTTCGCCACGATATCCTCGACCTGAGCCACCTCGATGCGTTTGACGCGCTTGTCGGACGGCTGCAGACGCTGATAGGCGCCTGCCTCGTCGATCACATCGATCGCCTTGTCGGGCATATGCCGATCATTGATATAACGCGACGCCAGTTCGGCGGCGGCGCGCAATGCCTCATCGCTATACTCAATACTGTGGTGCAGCTCGAAACGCCCCTTGAGGCCGCGCAGAATGCCAATGGTGTCCTCTACCGAAGGCTCGGACACGTCGACCTTCTGGAAACGGCGAGCCAAGGCCCGGTCCTTCTCGAAAATTCCACGGAATTCCTGGAAGGTGGTCGAACCGATGCAACGGATGTCGCCCGAGGAAAGCAGCGGCTTGAGCAGGTTCGAGGCGTCCATCACCCCACCGGACGCCGCGCCGGCGCCAATGATGGTGTGAATCTCGTCGATGAACAGGATCGCCTGCGGACGTTTCTTCAACTCGCCCAGCAACGCCTTGAAGCGCTTCTCGAAATCGCCGCGGTATTTGGTACCCGCCAGCAACGCACCGAGATCCAGGGAATACACCACGCTGTTGGCCAACAGGTCAGGCACCTGGCTATCGACGATGCGCTTGGCCAGACCTTCGGCGATGGCGGTTTTACCGACACCGGCTTCGCCCACCAGCAGCGGATTGTTCTTGCGCCGACGCGCAAGAATCTGCGCTACACGCTCGACTTCCTGCTCACGACCGACCAATGGGTCGATACGCCCCTGGCGCGCCAGCTCATTGAGATTGCTGGCATAAGCATCCAGCGGATTACCTGAAGAGGAAGACTCACCGCCTTCATCGTCCTGCATATCCTGCTCACCTTCGGAATGATCGCCATGCCCCGGCACCTTGGAGATGCCATGGGCGATGTAGTTGACGACATCGATGCGGGCAACGCTCTGCTGTTTCAGCAGGAACACTGCCTGACTCTCTTGCTCACTGAAGATAGCAACCAGCACATTGGCGCCGGTCACTTCGCGCTTGCCCGAGCTCTGCACATGGAAGACAGCACGCTGCAGTACACGCTGGAAGCCCAGGGTTGGCTGGGTTTCGCGATCCTCGTCATGCACGGGAATCAGCGGCGTGGTGGAGTCGATGAACTCCTGCAGGTCGTGCTTGAGTTTGTCGAGGTTTGCTCCGCAGGCACGCAAAACGGTGGCGGCGGCCTCATTATCCAAAAGAGCCAACAAGAGGTGCTCGACGGTCATGAACTCATGACGCTTCGAACGAGCCTCTTTGAAGGCGAGATTGAGGGTGACTTCGAGCTCGCGGTTTAACATAGCTTCACCTCATACCCAAGTGGTCGGCGTTAACCGTCCTTCTCGATTTCACAGAGTAGCGGATGCTGGCTTTCCCTGGCGTACTGGTTGACCTGCATGGCCTTGGTCTCGGCGATGTCGCGGGTAAACAATCCACATACTGCCCGTCCTTCTGTATGAACGGCCAGCATTACCTTGGTCGCCAGCTCGCGATTCAGGTTAAAAAACACCTCGAGCACTTCGACGACGAAATCCATCGGTGTGTAGTCATCATTGAACAAAATCACCTTGTACATCGGCGGAGCCTGCAACGTCGGCTTAGCTTCCTGTACAGCCAAGCCAGCGGAATCGTCGTCTTGGAAATCCGGGCGATCCTGATTGAATGTTAGTCGAATCTGGCTGATTGCATGCATGGAAAGAAAGGTTCGTTAGTTGAGCAAATACAGTGGTGGGGGCGCTCCGGGGGGATTTCAACTCCGACCGCCGGGTCACCTTGACTATCGGCAAAACGGTGTTACAACCAATAGAGCCCACGTTGGGTAATAAAGGTCCGTACCGTCAATCCTATATTTTCGGATTCCGGTACGGATGAACTGGATGATACTCCAGTGATGGAGTCTGTTGCAGAGGGATATGAGCATGGCAAGCGGCAAGGTCAAGTGGTTCAATAACGCCAAGGGTTATGGCTTCATTAATGAGGAGGGCAAGAGCGACGACCTTTTCGCCCACTACTCGGCCATCGAGATGGAAGGCTACAAAACCTTGAAAGCCGGTCAGGCCGTGAGCTTTGAGATCACTCAAGGACCCAAGGGCCTGCACGCTGTGAAAATCCATTCCATCAAGACCCAGAACGCCCCCGTCACAGCCTCTTCCTACCAGGAAACGGCCCTGAGCTGAAAATCTTCAGCATCCAGTCATAAAAAACAGTCATAAAAAAACGGCCGGCTCAATCAATTGAGCCGGCCGTTTCATTTACTGCGTGTCAATTCACATATGGGAGATCAGCGCATCGCCGAATGCCGATGACGACAACAACGTGGCGCCTTCCATCAGGCGTTCGAAGTCGTAGGTCACGGTCTTGGCACCAATGGCGCCGTTGGTACCCTTGATGATCAGGTCGGCCGCTTCGGTCCAGCCCATGTGACGCAGCATCATTTCCGCGGAGAGGATCAGCGAGCCCGGGTTCACCTGGTCCTTGCCCGCGTACTTTGGCGCCGTACCGTGGGTCGCCTCGAACATGGCCACGGTGTCGGACAGGTTGGCGCCCGGAGCGATACCGATCCCGCCTACTTCAGCCGCCAGTGCATCAGACAGGTAGTCGCCGTTCAGGTTGAGGGTCGCGATCACGTCATATTCGGCCGGACGCAGCAGGATCTGCTGGAGCATCGCATCGGCAATGGCGTCCTTGACTATCACGTTCTTGCCGGTTTTCGGGTTCTTGAACTGCATCCACGGGCCACCATCGAGCAGCGTCGCGCCGAACTCCTCCGCCGCCACTTCATAAGCCCACTCTTTGAAGGCACCTTCGGTGAACTTCATGATGTTGCCTTTATGCACGATGGTCAGCGAATCGCGATCGTTGTCGACCACATATTGCAGCGCTTTGCGCGCCAGACGTTTGGTGCCCTGCAGGGAAACCGGCTTGACGCCGATACCGCAGTTTTCGTCGAAACGGATCTTGGTGACGCCCATTTCTTCTTTGAGGAACTTGATGACCTTGGTGGCTTCGGCGGAGCCGGCCTTCCATTCGATACCGGCGTAAATGTCTTCCGAGTTCTCACGGAAAATGGTCATGTCGACATCGCCAGGCTTCTTCACCGGGCTCGGCACGCCTTCGAACCAGCGCACCGGGCGCAGGCACACATACAGGTCAAGCTGCTGACGCAGGGCCACATTCAGGGAACGGATACCGCCACCTACCGGAGTGGTCAGCGGGCCCTTGATGGAAACCACGTAATCCTTGACTGCATCCAGGGTTTCCTGAGGGAGCCAGGTGTCCTGGTCATACACTTGAGTTGCTTTCTCGCCGGCATAGACTTCCATCCAGGAGATTTTGCGCTCGCCGCCGTAGGCCTTTTTAACAGCAGCATCGACAACCTTGATCATGACCGGGCTGATATCAACGCCAATACCATCGCCTTCGATGAAAGGGATGATCGGGTTGTTAGGAACATTGAGAGAATGGTCTGCGTTGACGGTGATTTTGTCGCCGACTGCTGGAACCTGAATCTTCTTGTATCCCATGCTGAACTCCGTTGTGTGGATTGAACATCTGGCTGCGTTCGAGCGTACCCCAGTTGAATCTGGACGGGAACCTCATGTTCCACTCATCTGCCGTGAAGGCGGCGCAGTTCGTGGCCTACAAGCCTGAAAGCAAAGGGAAAAGCGCCAAACTCGAGCACTGCGCAGGACTCTACGCCGCCGCCCCGCCTGCGACCTTTAGACCAATGGACGAGAGCGGCTGCATATGAACCATCGGCGTTTTGCCAGCTACCTATGTATAATGCCGCCGCTGACCACAGAGTCACGACGGCTGAACGCCCTGCTACTGGAAAAAAGGAGCCGAGACTTTCCGCCCAAAGCCGGGTTGTTACCGCAGCCCACCCGCTTGACGCTCGACTGATGCACCCAACATCACCGCGAAGAAACCTCGACATTCGGTTCACGGATGACTTTGAACGAACGCGCTTACCCGGCGCCCCTCGAGTTTCTGCGTACGCTTTAGCAAAGAAGAGAGTTAATCCGAATATGCCCACCCGCTCGAAGATCATCTATACCTTCACCGACGAAGCCCCCGCCCTCGCCACCTACTCGCTGCTCCCTATCGTCGAAGCCTTCACCGCTTCCGCTGATATTGCCGTGGAAACCCGCGACATCTCTCTCGCAGGGCGTATTCTTGCCAGCTTCCCGGAGCTGCTGGGCGACAAAGCCGTACCGGACCACCTGGCCGAGCTGGGCGACCTGGCTGTAACCCCTGAAGCCAACATCATCAAGCTGCCGAACATCAGTGCCTCGGTACCGCAGCTTCAGGCCGCGATCAAAGAGCTGCAAGCCAAGGGCTACGCCCTGCCGGACTACCCGGAGACCGTAACCAGCGACGCCGACAAAGACGCCAAGGCGCGCTACGACAAGGTCAAGGGCAGCGCCGTGAACCCGGTCCTGCGTGAAGGCAACTCCGACCGCCGCGCCCCGCTGTCGGTCAAGAACTATGCGCGCAAGCACCCGCACAAAATGGGCGCCTGGGCCAAAGACTCCAAGTCCCACGTTGCTCACATGAGCCAGGGCGATTTCTACGGCAGCGAAAAAGCCGCCCTGATCGACGCCCAGGACAGCGTTAAGATCGAGCTGATCGCTCAAGACGGTAGCGCTACCGTCCTGAAGGAAAAAACCGCCGTACAAGCCGGCGAGATCCTCGATTGCGCAGTCATGAGCAAGAAAGCCCTGCGTGCTTTCGTTGCCGCCGAGATCGAAGACGCCAAGAAGCAAGGCGTACTGCTGTCGGTGCACCTGAAAGCCACCATGATGAAGGTTTCCGACCCGATCATGTTCGGCCAGATCGTTGCCGAGTTCTATCAGGACGCCCTGAGCAAGCACGCCGACGTGCTGAGCCAGATCGGCTTCAACCTGAACAACGGCATCGGCGACCTGTACGCCCGCATCAAGGCCCTGCCTGCGGAGCAGCAAGCTGCGATCGAAGCCGACATCCAGGCCGTCTACGCCGTGCGCCCTGCCCTGGCCATGGTCAACTCCGACAAAGGCATCACCAACCTGCACGTGCCGAGCGACGTGATCGTCGACGCCTCGATGCCGGCCATGATCCGTGACTCCGGCAAGATGTGGGGCACCGACGGCCAGTTGCACGACACCAAGGCGCTGATCCCGGACCGCTGCTACGCCACCATCTACCAGGCAGTGATCGAAGACTGCAAGGCCAACGGTGCCTTCGACCCGACCACCATGGGCAGCGTGCCGAACGTTGGCCTGATGGCGAAGAAAGCCGAAGAGTACGGCTCCCACGACAAGACCTTCCAGATCAAGGCTGACGGCGTCGTACGCGTCACCGACAGCAAGGGCAACCTGCTGCTGGAACAGGCCGTCGAAGCCGGCGACATCTTCCGCATGTGCCAGACCAAGGACGCGCCGATCCAGGACTGGGTCAAACTGGCCGTCAACCGCGCTCGCGCAAGCAGCACTCCAGCGATTTTCTGGCTGGACCCGATGCGCGCCCACGACGGCGTGATGATCGAGAAGGTCCAGGCGTACCTGAAGGATCACGACACCGCCGGCCTGGACATCCGCGTGATGTCGCCAGTCGATGCCATGAAGTTCACCCTGGCCCGCACCCGCGAAGGCAAGGACACCATCTCCGTCACCGGCAACGTGCTGCGCGACTACCTGACCGACCTGTTCCCGATCATGGAACTGGGCACCAGCGCCAAGATGCTGTCGATCGTGCCGCTGATGAACGGCGGTGGCCTGTTCGAAACCGGCGCCGGCGGTTCGGCTCCGAAGCACGTGCAGCAGCTGCTGGAAGAGAACTTCCTGCGCTGGGACTCCCTGGGTGAGTTCCTGGCCCTGGCCGCGTCCCTGGAGCACCTGGGCAACACCTACAACAACCCGAAAGCGCTGGTATTGGCCAAGACTCTCGACCAGGCAACCGGTCAGTTCCTGGACAACAACAAGTCGCCATCGCGCAAAGTCGGCAACATCGACAACCGTGGCAGCCACTTCTACCTGGCGCTGTACTGGGCCCAGGCCCTGGCCGCCCAGACCGAAGATGCCGCCCTGCAAGCGCAGTTCAGCACCCTGGCCAAGACCCTGACCGAGAACGAAGCGACCATCGTCGCCGAGCTCAACGGCGTTCAAGGCAAGCCAGTGGACATCGGTGGCTACTACAGCGCCAACCCTGAGCTGGTGAGCAAGGCCATGCGCCCAAGCGCCACCCTCAACGCGGCTATCGCTGCGCTGGTTTAAGCAACACCGCTGTAATACAAACCCCGGCCAGGTGCCGGGGTTTGTGCTTTTTGCAGCATGCTCGCTCCTACAAGCACCAGTGTTCACCTTATGATGACCACCCACTCAAGACAGAGCTTTATATATGGAATGGCAACCCCACATCACCGTCGCCACCATCGTTGAGGACCAGGGACGTTTTCTGTTCGTCGAGGAGCTCCAGGGCGACCAGGCGGTGTTCAACCAGCCCGCCGGGCACCTGGATCCGGACGAAAGCCTGCTCCAGGCCGCCATTCGCGAAACCCTGGAAGAAACCGGCTGGGACATCGAGCTGACCGGCGTGGTCGGCATCTACCTGTACACCGCCCCCAGCAATGGCGTGACCTACCAGCGCGTCTGCTTTGCCGGTAAACCGCTCAGGCACCACCCCGATTACCGATTGGACGACGGTATCATCGGCCCACGCTGGCTGAGCCGCGACGAACTGCTGGCCTTGCGCCCGCAATGGCGCAGCGAGCTGATCATCCGCTGCGTCGACGACTATCTGGCCGGGCAACTGCACAGCCTTGAGCTGATCCGTCCGTCGCTTTAACCGCAGTTTTAGCCTTGCAGGCCTCAGCCTGTTAGAATCGCGTCCTTTTTCAAGACACCCGTTGAATTCCTATGCGTGATCCAGCCCCTTCTGACACCCAAAAGAAGCGCGTCATCGTCGGCATGTCCGGCGGCGTGGACTCTTCCGTTTCCGCCCTCCTGCTGATGGAGCAGGGTTACCAGGTGGAAGGCCTGTTCATGAAGAACTGGGAAGAAGACGACGGAACCGAGTACTGCACCGCCATGGACGACCTCGCGGATGCCCAGGCCGTGTGCGACAAGATCGGTATCAAGCTGCACACCGCCAACTTCGCCGCGGAGTACTGGGACAACGTGTTCGAGCACTTCCTGGCCGAATACAAGGCCGGCCGCACGCCGAACCCGGACATCCTGTGCAACCGTGAAATCAAGTTCAAGGCGTTCCTCGACTACGCCATGATGCTCGGCGCCGACCTGATCGCCACCGGCCACTATGTGCGCCGCCGCGACATCGACGGGCGCACCGAGCTGCTCAAGGGCCTGGACCCGAACAAGGACCAGAGTTACTTCCTGCACGCCGTCGGCGGAGAGCAGATCGCCAAGACCCTGTTCCCGGTCGGTGAGCTGGAAAAACCCGAAGTCCGTGCGATCGCCGAGAAACACGACCTGGCCACCGCCAAGAAGAAGGATTCCACTGGCATCTGCTTTATCGGCGAACGGCGTTTCAGCGACTTTCTCAAGCAGTACCTGCCGGCCCAGCCCGGCGAGATCAAGACCACCGAAGGTGAAGTGATCGGCCGCCACCATGGCCTGATGTACCACACCATCGGCCAGCGCCAGGGCCTGGGCATCGGCGGCCTCAAGGACGCCGGCGATGAGCCGTGGTACGTGCTGATCAAGGACCTGGAACACAACGAGCTGATCGTTGGCCAGGGCAACGATCACCCGTGGCTGTTCTCCCGCGCCCTGCTCGCCTCCGACATCTACTGGGTCAACCCGATCGACTTGAGCGAACCGCGCCGCCTTACCGCAAAAGTGCGCTATCGCCAGAGCGACCAGCCTTGCACCCTGGAAAAGACCGCCAACGGCTACCGCGCCACCTTCGATGACCCGCAACGCGCGGTCACCCCCGGCCAATCCGTAGTCTTCTATGACGGCGAAATCTGCCTGGGCGGCGGCGTGATCGAAGTCGCAGAGCCCTGGAGCAGCAAGGCATGAGCCCGACCCAGGAACAACTGACGGCATTGGGCGGCGTGTTTCTCGCCGCCGTCCTGGTGGACAAGATCGCCAAGACCGGCCAGGTCACCGAAGCGGCCTTGAGCTGCATGCTCGGCAGCCTGCTGATCCGCGACCCGAAAGACACCCTGGAAGTCTACGGTGGCGACGACATCAACCTGCGTGAGGGGTATCGTGCCCTGATCGGCGCCCTGGAACGCGACCCCAGCACCCTGCAGCGCGAGCCGTTGCGCTACGCCCTGTCGATGCTCGGGCTCGAGCGCCAGCTGGCCAAGCGCGATGACCTGCTGGAAATCATCGGCAAGCGCCTGCCGCAGATTCAGTCCCAGGTCGAACATTTCGGCCCGGCCCACGAAAACGTGATTGCCGCCTGCGGCTCGCTGTATCAGGACACCCTGAGCACCCTGCGCCAGCGGATCCAGGTGCATGGCGACATGCGCAACCTGCAGCAGCCGAGCAACGCCTCGAAGATCCGCGCCCTGCTGTTGGCCGGCATCCGTTCGGCGCGCCTGTGGCGCCAGTTGGGTGGCCATCGCTGGCAGCTGGTGATCAGCCGCCGCAAATTGCTCAAAGAGCTTTATCCGCTGATGCGCAGCAGCTGAACTGCGCCCGCAAGACCTTTTGTAGTCAGTAACGCGTAAGACGCTGGTCAGTTGGCAACGGACCGGCGGATATTTTCATGTATGATACGCGCCCCATTTCGTTGCCCGACTGTCCGAGAACACCCCATGCAGCTCTCTTCGCTCACTGCGGTTTCCCCTGTTGACGGCCGCTACGCCGGCAAAACCCAGGCCCTGCGCCCCATTTTCAGCGAATACGGCCTGATCCGTGCTCGCGTCCTGGTCGAAGTGCGCTGGCTCCAGCGCCTGGCCGCCCATTCCGCCATCAGCGAAGTACCGGCGTTTTCCGCCGAAGCCAACGCCGTG harbors:
- the cspD gene encoding cold shock domain-containing protein CspD, whose protein sequence is MASGKVKWFNNAKGYGFINEEGKSDDLFAHYSAIEMEGYKTLKAGQAVSFEITQGPKGLHAVKIHSIKTQNAPVTASSYQETALS
- the infA gene encoding translation initiation factor IF-1, producing MSKEDSFEMEGTVVDTLPNTMFRVELENGHVVTAHISGKMRKNYIRILTGDKVRVELTPYDLSKGRITYRAR
- the clpA gene encoding ATP-dependent Clp protease ATP-binding subunit ClpA; translation: MLNRELEVTLNLAFKEARSKRHEFMTVEHLLLALLDNEAAATVLRACGANLDKLKHDLQEFIDSTTPLIPVHDEDRETQPTLGFQRVLQRAVFHVQSSGKREVTGANVLVAIFSEQESQAVFLLKQQSVARIDVVNYIAHGISKVPGHGDHSEGEQDMQDDEGGESSSSGNPLDAYASNLNELARQGRIDPLVGREQEVERVAQILARRRKNNPLLVGEAGVGKTAIAEGLAKRIVDSQVPDLLANSVVYSLDLGALLAGTKYRGDFEKRFKALLGELKKRPQAILFIDEIHTIIGAGAASGGVMDASNLLKPLLSSGDIRCIGSTTFQEFRGIFEKDRALARRFQKVDVSEPSVEDTIGILRGLKGRFELHHSIEYSDEALRAAAELASRYINDRHMPDKAIDVIDEAGAYQRLQPSDKRVKRIEVAQVEDIVAKIARIPPKHVTSSDKELLRNLERDLKLTVFGQDAAIDSLSTAIKLSRAGLKSPDKPVGSFLFAGPTGVGKTEAARQLAKALGIELVRFDMSEYMERHTVSRLIGAPPGYVGFDQGGLLTEAITKQPHCVLLLDEIEKAHPEVFNLLLQVMDHGTLTDNNGRKADFRNVIVIMTTNAGAETAARASIGFTHQDHSSDAMEVIKKSFTPEFRNRLDTIIQFGRLSHEVIKSVVDKFLTELQAQLEDKRVQLEVTDAARSWLAAGGYDVTMGARPMARLIQDKIKRPLAEEILFGELAEHGGVVHIDIKDGELTFEFETTAEMA
- the clpS gene encoding ATP-dependent Clp protease adapter ClpS, with protein sequence MHAISQIRLTFNQDRPDFQDDDSAGLAVQEAKPTLQAPPMYKVILFNDDYTPMDFVVEVLEVFFNLNRELATKVMLAVHTEGRAVCGLFTRDIAETKAMQVNQYARESQHPLLCEIEKDG
- the aat gene encoding leucyl/phenylalanyl-tRNA--protein transferase → MLTWLQRNTFDFPPLEKALRAPDGLLAAGGDLSADRLIQAYRHGCFPWFSEGQPILWWSPDPRTVLFPDELHVSRSLGKLLRQQRYQVTFDQDFAAVISACAAPRPYADGTWITESMQNAYLELHRRGHAHSVEVWDQGGLVGGLYGLAIGQLFFGESMFSRADNASKFGFATLVQHLQAWGFALIDCQMPTDHLHSLGARTIPRQEFAGYLQRHLDQPSRAIWVS
- the trxB gene encoding thioredoxin-disulfide reductase, encoding MTEAKHSRLIILGSGPAGYSAAVYAARANLKPTVITGLQAGGQLTTTVEVDNWPGDVEGLTGPVLMERMQKHAERFDTEIVYDHIHTAELQQRPFVLKGDSGVYSCDALIIATGASAQYLGLPSEETFAGKGVSACATCDGFFYRNQVVAVVGGGNTAVEEALYLSNIAKEVHLVHRRDKLRAEKILQDKLFEKAAKGNIRLHWNQNLDEVLGDASGVTGARLRDSLSGETQELALTGVFIAIGHKPNTDLFKGQLEMRDGYLLVKGGSEGDATATGIPGVFAAGDVADHVYRQAVTSAGAGCMAALDAEKFLDDN
- a CDS encoding arginyltransferase, which produces MTELARLKFYATQPHSCSYLPEEQATTLFLDPSQPMDVHVYADLSEMGFRRSGDHLYRPHCQNCNACVPARIPAAQFLPNRQQKRILKRNADLKVQPVKPGFSEEYFDLYQRYIEQRHADGDMYPPSRDQFSTFLVRDLPFSRFYEFRLDGRLLAVAVTDLLPNGLSAVYTFYEPDEERRSLGRYAILWQIGEALRLGLDAVYLGYWIKNCKKMNYKTQYRPIELLINQRWVILN